The Niallia alba genome includes a window with the following:
- a CDS encoding transposase: MKRIKHSKEFKLQVIKEAQDTGKNTLVARRYDLNPNMVSRWVREYKDGKFGEVDVAVLPDIDSKELSKENEKLKMLLGEKDLEIAILRDLIKKKNPHLLKSMK; this comes from the coding sequence ATGAAACGAATAAAACATTCTAAAGAATTTAAATTACAAGTCATCAAGGAAGCCCAAGACACAGGGAAGAATACCCTTGTAGCTCGCCGGTATGATCTGAATCCCAATATGGTTAGTCGCTGGGTTCGTGAATACAAAGATGGTAAATTTGGTGAAGTAGATGTGGCTGTGCTGCCAGATATAGACTCCAAAGAATTATCCAAAGAAAATGAAAAACTTAAAATGTTATTAGGTGAAAAAGACCTTGAAATAGCGATCCTGAGGGATCTTATAAAAAAGAAAAACCCTCACTTGCTGAA